The genomic window TCTGCATAATATCTAGACATGTTTTGATTGGCAAAACTCAAATTAAGAAACAGCGAATCTTTTCTAGTTGGGTAAGTGTACGTCAGCTTATAATATTTTTTTACGCTGTCTAGTTTTTTTTGCGCGACAAAACACTGCATATAATAATTGCAGGAAAAAGCAGAAATGTAAGGAGAGGTTTTTATATACGGCTGTGCCTCGTTTAAATATTCTATCGCTTTGTCAAATTGTTTCATTTTAATGTATGCGCTGGCAATCTGACAATAAGAAACGCCTATATTTTCAATATTTTCGACCGCTTTAGGAAGGAGTTTTTTATACGTTACAGCCTTTAATTGATTCCCAATAAAACTTTCATATTCCGAAAGATCAAGATAATATTCGCCAAGACTGCCATAAAGAACAGCTTTGGTGTACACACTTTTGGTGGTATCCAAAATACTTTTAATCTCGGTAATCAGTGCTTTTCTTTTAGAAGTTTTATTCAAAGAATAACAGATATAATTAAGGCGCATTAAACTAGAAGTATAACTTTCAATATCTTTCGATCTGCGTGCGTATTTCAAAGATTCTTCGTAATTAACAAATGCTTCTTGGTATTTATTATTACTAAATTCATAAGCGGTGCCTTTCTGCAGATAAAAACGGCTTAAATAAAGCGAATTGTTTTTAGAAAGTTCAATTCCTTTTTGTGCGACGATTATTAGCTTTGGATATTCTTCTAAATCCAAAAGCGAGGTGGAGTAATTATGCCACGCCTTTAATTTTTCGGCTGTAGTTTTATAACGGCCCAAATTAGGTTCCTGCTGCGTAAATCCTTTAAAACTGAATAACAGAATAAACAGGAACGTAATTTTTCTCATGCAATAAGATTTAAGTTGTCCTTGTAACTTCTTCCAATCGGAATTATGGCATTATTATTCAAAACAATTTCGTTAGAATTTATCTTTTGAACATATTGTTTCTGTACGGCAAAACTTCTATGAATACGCACAAAAGACTGAAAATGATTTTCTTTTAAAAGATTTCCAATACTCGAAAGTACACAATGTCTTTTACGGTCTGTAACTACCAAAGTGTAGTCTTTTAAAGCTTCCAGATATAAAATCTCATGAAGTTTTACTTTTGTTTGTTCGTGTCCTTCCTTTATATAAATGGTATCACCGCCAATACTTGCTTCAAATAAAGAAGCTTTGAGTTTGATTTCCATAAACTCTTCGATGCGATTGATTGTTTGGGTAAAACGGTCAAGTTTTAAAGGCTTTACAATAAAATCAAGCGTTTCAATCTGGAAACTTTCGACAGCATGTTCAGGATGCGCGGTAATAAAAATGCATACAGGAACATCTAAAGTCTGTTTTCTAAATTCAATTCCGTTTAAACCCGGCATATCGATGTCTAAAAAAAGTATGTCGATTTTTTCTTTCTCCAGAAAAACAACAGCATCTTCAGCCGATTCAAAAACGCCTGCAATGTCCAGAACAGGGAATTTCTTGGCATAAGAAACAACCGTAAGTCTGTCAATTTCGTCATCATCAACAATAATACAAGTGTATTTTTTCATCATTCAAACTTAATTTATGTTATCTGTCTATTTAAAATGCTGTTCGTCTATTGGCTGTTTTTAGCTTGAACTTATTGCTGCAAATTTGTCTTGTAATTAATTGTAAAGGATAAAAACGCCCTTTACTGATTGTTGCAAAAATAAAGCTATTGAATTAAAAAAGAGTCATTTAATTAAATTTTTAAAACCAAATTGTTATGAAATTTTTAAAAACCATTTTTACCATTTTATCAGTTGCACTTTTTACAGCTTCGTGCAGTAGTGACGACGACAATTCAATTAAATATGCAGAAGAAAACCCTCTTGATGCTTATATGGCAGGCTCAGGATTTAGCCAGAAGGCAGTAGATGTAAAAAACTCAGGAATTTATGAATATGGTTTTAGTTTTAAACCAACAGTAACTGGAAAAATAAACGCTTTAATAGTGAAAATTCCAGATGTAAATCCAGCTTTAAGAATTACTTTATGGGATGCAGCGACTAAAACAGTAATAAAATCTGAAACTGTAAATGTTGCTACAGCCAATGTTACAGTCGAAAAAGCAATTTCATCAATTGCGCTTACTAAAGATAAGGAATACTTTTTTACAGTAAACAGCGACGACTGGATTAATAGAACAAAAACAGACGGGTCGGCGGCAACTTATCCAATTGTAGCTGGAAATATAACTATTACAGGATATGCATACATCTCAAGTACAGCTGCGGAAACTATTTTTCCAACAAATGCACGTAACACGTATTATGCTGGAGATATTACGTTTAAATTTCAACAAACTGAATAATTCTTTTTTGGATAGCTTTGAATTAGTTAGTGAAAAAGGTTTGGCCAAAAGTCAAACCTTTTTTTAAATATAATATCAGTTAAAAATAACCGTACATTTATAGTCAATAATCTTAAACTAATGAAAATGAAAACAATACATTTGTTATTGCTCTTTTGCACCACAACATTTTGCTTAGGACAAAATCAAGAAGGAGAACTAAAAAAAATTATTAGTCAGCAGGAATCAGATTGGAATAAAAACGATATGAAGTCATTCTCGCAGGCTTTTAGTGACGATGCAGTTTTAATTAACTTTTTAGGCATGTATTGGCAGGGGAAAGAAAATATTATTACTGAGTTTTCACATATTAATGAATGCTGTATCAAGCCGACTTCTGTAAAATTTGACTGGATAGATTCTAAAACATTATCTGAAAATGCAGCGGTTGCGCATATGAAAG from Flavobacterium fluviale includes these protein-coding regions:
- a CDS encoding LytR/AlgR family response regulator transcription factor, with product MMKKYTCIIVDDDEIDRLTVVSYAKKFPVLDIAGVFESAEDAVVFLEKEKIDILFLDIDMPGLNGIEFRKQTLDVPVCIFITAHPEHAVESFQIETLDFIVKPLKLDRFTQTINRIEEFMEIKLKASLFEASIGGDTIYIKEGHEQTKVKLHEILYLEALKDYTLVVTDRKRHCVLSSIGNLLKENHFQSFVRIHRSFAVQKQYVQKINSNEIVLNNNAIIPIGRSYKDNLNLIA
- a CDS encoding DUF4082 domain-containing protein yields the protein MKFLKTIFTILSVALFTASCSSDDDNSIKYAEENPLDAYMAGSGFSQKAVDVKNSGIYEYGFSFKPTVTGKINALIVKIPDVNPALRITLWDAATKTVIKSETVNVATANVTVEKAISSIALTKDKEYFFTVNSDDWINRTKTDGSAATYPIVAGNITITGYAYISSTAAETIFPTNARNTYYAGDITFKFQQTE
- a CDS encoding SgcJ/EcaC family oxidoreductase, with translation MKTIHLLLLFCTTTFCLGQNQEGELKKIISQQESDWNKNDMKSFSQAFSDDAVLINFLGMYWQGKENIITEFSHINECCIKPTSVKFDWIDSKTLSENAAVAHMKETLTAKEDYAVPGGVVKKGTVNSKFITVVFEKKNAVWKIVSMQVTQVNGPPK